The following coding sequences are from one Candidatus Bathyarchaeota archaeon window:
- a CDS encoding RimK family alpha-L-glutamate ligase produces the protein MTVGIVTRNLEGWSSTQLREALTRRGVPYACFTFPMITAQIGGKPFFSVSDDADLQDMDLLHDLDALLIRPIGRGSLEELVFRMDMLYKMEREGFYILNPAESIEHCADKYDIIAVLADSSVPVPRTFATENPLKAAEAFKQLGNDVILKPIFGSRGVGITRINDPEVALTIFKAISFHHGVIYLQEFVPHGNSDIRAFVIGDQVVASMKREAADWKTNYSQGARPEPTTLSPDLEELAVKASKAVGCKISGVDIMVGPNGPKICDVNSQPGWKGLQLVTQVNIADEIINYLLCELKK, from the coding sequence GTGACGGTTGGTATAGTTACTCGAAACTTGGAGGGCTGGAGCAGCACTCAACTCCGCGAAGCCCTAACTAGGCGTGGGGTTCCTTATGCGTGTTTTACTTTTCCTATGATAACGGCGCAGATTGGCGGCAAGCCTTTCTTTTCGGTTTCAGATGATGCTGACTTGCAGGATATGGATTTGCTCCATGACTTAGATGCCCTGCTTATTCGCCCCATCGGACGCGGCAGCCTTGAGGAACTCGTGTTTCGCATGGACATGCTCTACAAGATGGAACGCGAAGGCTTCTACATACTAAACCCCGCCGAATCCATCGAACACTGCGCCGACAAATACGACATCATAGCGGTCCTTGCCGACAGCAGCGTACCCGTCCCTCGCACGTTCGCAACTGAAAACCCCTTAAAAGCCGCCGAAGCCTTCAAGCAGCTAGGCAACGACGTAATCCTAAAACCCATCTTTGGCAGCCGCGGAGTAGGCATAACCCGCATCAACGACCCCGAAGTCGCCCTCACCATCTTCAAAGCCATCAGCTTCCACCACGGCGTCATCTACCTGCAAGAATTCGTCCCCCACGGCAACTCCGACATCCGAGCCTTTGTCATAGGAGACCAAGTAGTAGCCTCCATGAAACGCGAAGCCGCCGACTGGAAAACCAACTACAGCCAAGGCGCAAGACCCGAACCCACCACCCTAAGCCCCGACCTTGAAGAACTCGCCGTCAAAGCCTCCAAAGCCGTAGGATGCAAAATCTCAGGCGTCGACATCATGGTAGGACCCAACGGACCAAAAATCTGCGACGTCAACAGCCAACCCGGATGGAAAGGACTCCAACTCGTCACCCAAGTCAACATCGCAGACGAAATCATCAACTACCTACTCTGTGAACTCAAAAAATAA